Proteins encoded together in one Chryseobacterium sp. G0201 window:
- a CDS encoding transcriptional regulator, with product MKQRLLKKIDRSIIKKINLDKVLLSILLFFVFEFKAQSTVNEIDSMQINTFNRLLRAGNFNGVVVQEREFIEKSKNIDYSKGEIRGYINIANVLNAMKRNQESLKFIEIASMKLSKNEDDGLQAYLHNTYGQNYYSLGLYEHSIKYFDIALEFAKKIKNTKEREKRLYSIYDWKRSSFEFLGMMDSVYSTEHKCMRSPMPMLYITIAERHYKDHNIDSAEYYINKANNLLFTKQIPLEGKANVLRAFGRLNIEKRNYGKALDYLLNSLKITQKAKLRRRELESYKLIAEAYKGLNDLDMENEYLSKYSKLNDSLQKEKDAAVNTVIEKMLTEQEENEKRAHRNLYYIIFTIIFISGIVIYLIYNRYKTRQKLKDDLISQKVEEFKRKLDNTYEELIHLARNSDPSFMNRFKELHPEFYHNLTSKYHNLTLNDMRLCAFIKLNFSNKEIAEYDHISLRTVESKKYRLRKKLNLSGDIDFNKWVMEH from the coding sequence ATGAAACAACGTCTACTCAAAAAGATAGATCGCTCAATCATTAAAAAAATAAATTTAGACAAAGTACTTCTTTCTATTCTGCTTTTTTTTGTTTTTGAATTTAAAGCCCAATCCACAGTCAATGAAATTGATAGTATGCAAATCAATACCTTTAATAGGCTGTTAAGGGCAGGTAATTTCAATGGAGTGGTTGTGCAAGAGAGAGAATTTATTGAAAAAAGTAAAAACATAGACTATAGTAAGGGTGAAATAAGGGGGTATATCAATATTGCCAATGTTCTTAATGCAATGAAAAGAAACCAGGAAAGTTTGAAATTTATTGAAATAGCTTCAATGAAGCTTAGTAAAAATGAGGATGACGGGCTGCAGGCGTATTTACATAATACTTATGGTCAAAACTATTATTCATTGGGATTATATGAACATTCCATCAAGTACTTTGATATCGCTTTGGAGTTTGCAAAAAAAATCAAAAACACGAAAGAACGGGAAAAAAGACTTTATTCTATTTATGACTGGAAAAGATCAAGTTTTGAATTTCTGGGTATGATGGATTCTGTATATAGTACTGAACATAAGTGCATGAGGTCTCCAATGCCTATGCTATACATTACTATTGCAGAAAGGCATTACAAAGACCATAATATTGATTCTGCGGAATATTACATTAATAAGGCTAACAATTTACTGTTCACAAAGCAGATTCCTCTTGAGGGTAAAGCCAATGTTTTGCGGGCTTTTGGCAGATTAAACATAGAGAAACGGAATTATGGTAAAGCTCTGGACTATCTCTTGAATTCTTTAAAAATTACTCAAAAAGCCAAGCTAAGAAGAAGAGAATTAGAATCCTATAAATTAATTGCGGAAGCATATAAGGGACTTAATGACCTTGATATGGAAAATGAATATTTATCAAAATATTCTAAATTGAATGATAGTTTACAAAAAGAAAAGGATGCAGCAGTTAATACTGTTATCGAAAAAATGCTTACTGAGCAGGAAGAAAATGAGAAAAGAGCTCATCGTAATCTTTATTACATTATTTTCACTATTATTTTTATCAGCGGTATTGTAATTTACCTTATTTATAATAGGTATAAAACCCGGCAGAAACTAAAAGATGATTTAATAAGCCAGAAGGTAGAAGAATTTAAACGAAAATTGGATAATACATATGAAGAGTTGATTCATCTTGCTAGAAATTCTGATCCTTCTTTCATGAACAGGTTTAAAGAATTACATCCAGAATTTTATCATAATCTTACTTCAAAATATCATAATCTGACCTTAAATGATATGAGATTATGTGCTTTTATAAAATTAAACTTTTCTAATAAAGAAATAGCGGAGTATGACCATATTTCATTAAGGACTGTTGAATCGAAAAAATATCGATTACGGAAAAAGTTAAACCTTTCCGGAGATATAGATTTTAATAAATGGGTTATGGAACACTAA
- a CDS encoding DUF6691 family protein: MIVGILFGIVFVKAEIISWFRIQEMFRFQSFHMYGVIGSAVLTGMISVWLIKKFKIKTIYGEKISIAPKTFNKGQIYGGLIFGFGWAITGACPGPLFAQIGTGAFAVIITLMSAVFGTWAYGYFRDKLPH; this comes from the coding sequence ATGATCGTAGGAATTTTATTCGGAATCGTGTTTGTAAAAGCCGAGATCATCAGCTGGTTCAGAATTCAGGAGATGTTCCGTTTTCAATCATTTCATATGTACGGAGTGATTGGAAGTGCAGTTCTAACGGGAATGATTTCTGTCTGGCTGATTAAAAAATTCAAAATAAAAACCATTTATGGAGAAAAAATTTCAATTGCTCCTAAAACTTTTAACAAAGGACAAATTTACGGAGGTTTAATCTTCGGATTTGGCTGGGCCATTACAGGAGCTTGTCCGGGACCTCTTTTTGCACAGATCGGAACAGGAGCTTTTGCTGTTATTATTACTTTGATGAGTGCTGTTTTCGGAACCTGGGCGTACGGATATTTCAGAGATAAGCTGCCGCATTGA
- a CDS encoding YeeE/YedE family protein produces MLDVIKEPWPWYIAGPLIGLTVPILLILGNKSFGISSSLRHICAACIPANIDFFKYDWKKESWNLFFVLGIFFGGMIAAHFLMNPGEIAVSPNLKTELAAYGITDYSNLVPVQLMNFKSLLTLKGIITMVGGGFLVGFGTRYAGGCTSGHAIMGLSNLQWPSLVATICFMIGGFLMANVILPIILSH; encoded by the coding sequence ATGTTAGATGTTATAAAAGAACCTTGGCCGTGGTATATTGCAGGTCCGCTCATCGGTCTTACCGTTCCTATACTATTGATTTTAGGTAATAAATCTTTTGGGATAAGCTCATCATTACGGCATATCTGCGCAGCATGTATTCCGGCTAATATCGATTTTTTCAAATATGACTGGAAAAAAGAATCATGGAACTTATTTTTTGTCCTCGGAATTTTCTTTGGCGGAATGATTGCGGCCCATTTTCTGATGAATCCGGGAGAAATTGCAGTTAGTCCAAATCTTAAAACCGAATTGGCAGCCTATGGAATTACAGATTACAGCAACCTTGTTCCTGTTCAATTAATGAATTTTAAAAGCCTATTAACCTTAAAAGGTATCATCACAATGGTCGGCGGCGGATTTTTGGTCGGTTTTGGAACCCGTTATGCAGGAGGATGTACAAGTGGACACGCTATCATGGGACTTTCCAATCTTCAATGGCCGTCTTTGGTGGCAACAATTTGTTTTATGATCGGTGGTTTTTTAATGGCTAATGTCATTCTGCCGATTATTCTTTCACATTAA
- a CDS encoding MBL fold metallo-hydrolase: MKIEQIYTGCLAQGAYYIVSQNEAAIIDPIRETQPYIERLEKDGVKLKYIFETHFHADFISGHVDLSKKTNASIVYGPTANPEFEAIIAKDGEIFEIGKIKIKVLHTPGHTMESSSFLLIDENGKEKALFSGDTLFLGDVGRPDLAQKAASMTQEELAGLLYDSLYQKIMPLGDEIIVYPAHGAGSACGKNMQKETVDTLGNQKKSNYALNQKDKESFIKAVTDGLLTPPAYFGMNVAMNKKGYDSFDEVLSKGLRSFSPDEFEEIAEHSGALILDVRNNDEFAKGFVPQSINIGLDGDFAPWVGALIVDVKQSILLITDENNEEETVTRLSRVGFDNVLGFLNGGFKAWKNNGKETDTVNRISAQQFENEIKDKNVITIDVRKESEYQAEHVDESYNKPLAYINEWISHIESTEHFYLHCAGGYRSMMAASILQARGFRNFTEIEGGFNAILQTGVPKSDFVCQSKMLNSI; the protein is encoded by the coding sequence ATGAAAATAGAACAAATTTATACAGGATGTTTGGCTCAGGGAGCTTATTATATCGTTTCTCAAAATGAAGCAGCAATCATTGATCCTATCAGAGAAACCCAGCCGTATATTGAAAGACTCGAAAAAGATGGTGTAAAATTAAAATATATTTTTGAAACCCATTTCCATGCAGATTTTATAAGCGGTCACGTAGATCTGAGCAAAAAAACCAATGCGTCAATCGTGTATGGACCAACGGCAAATCCTGAGTTTGAAGCTATCATTGCTAAAGACGGAGAAATCTTTGAAATCGGAAAAATCAAAATTAAAGTTCTTCATACGCCTGGACACACGATGGAAAGTTCGTCGTTTTTATTAATCGATGAAAATGGGAAGGAAAAAGCACTTTTTAGCGGTGACACTTTATTTTTGGGAGATGTTGGTCGTCCTGACTTGGCTCAGAAGGCTGCAAGCATGACTCAGGAAGAGTTGGCAGGACTTCTTTACGATAGTTTATACCAAAAAATTATGCCTCTGGGCGATGAAATTATTGTTTATCCGGCTCACGGAGCTGGTTCTGCCTGCGGAAAAAATATGCAAAAAGAAACAGTAGACACATTAGGAAATCAAAAGAAGAGCAATTATGCGCTCAACCAAAAAGATAAAGAAAGCTTTATAAAAGCCGTTACAGATGGACTTCTTACTCCGCCAGCTTATTTCGGGATGAATGTAGCGATGAATAAAAAAGGGTACGATAGTTTTGATGAAGTGCTATCTAAAGGTCTTCGTTCTTTTTCTCCTGATGAATTTGAGGAAATAGCAGAACATTCAGGAGCTTTAATTCTGGATGTGAGAAATAATGACGAGTTTGCTAAAGGTTTTGTTCCTCAATCCATTAATATCGGACTAGACGGAGATTTTGCACCTTGGGTCGGAGCTTTGATTGTAGATGTAAAACAATCAATTTTATTAATTACCGATGAAAACAACGAGGAAGAAACGGTTACAAGATTGAGTAGAGTAGGTTTCGACAATGTTTTAGGTTTTCTGAATGGCGGTTTTAAAGCCTGGAAAAACAACGGAAAAGAAACTGATACTGTAAATAGAATTTCCGCGCAGCAGTTTGAAAATGAAATCAAGGATAAAAATGTAATAACGATAGACGTAAGAAAAGAAAGCGAATACCAGGCAGAGCACGTGGATGAATCCTACAATAAGCCTTTAGCTTATATCAATGAATGGATTAGCCATATTGAATCGACGGAACATTTTTACCTTCACTGTGCTGGAGGCTACAGAAGCATGATGGCGGCAAGTATTCTTCAGGCAAGAGGTTTCAGAAATTTTACCGAAATTGAAGGAGGCTTTAATGCCATCTTACAAACCGGTGTTCCCAAAAGTGATTTTGTTTGCCAAAGTAAAATGTTAAATTCAATTTAA
- a CDS encoding sulfite exporter TauE/SafE family protein: MEIFGYVASVFIGISLGLIGGGGSILTVPVLVYLFGIDAFLATEYSLFIVGISSLVGSFSYFKKGLVDLKTALVFGIPSIISIFLTRNYLLPLIPDEVFHINNLVITKDMFLLLIFAGLMLVSSYKMIQKSLELKTETVHSEKSKILLAAGEGSIVGILTGLVGAGGGFMIIPALVNLLKTPMKVAIGTSLVIISLNSLIGFFSSMNHLKIEWSFLGTVSAIAITGILIGAQLSKKIDGKKLKPGFGWFILVMGIYIIIKELFL, encoded by the coding sequence ATGGAAATTTTTGGATATGTAGCATCGGTTTTTATAGGTATTTCTTTAGGATTAATAGGTGGTGGCGGCAGTATTCTTACCGTTCCTGTTCTGGTATATTTGTTTGGTATTGACGCTTTTCTCGCTACAGAATATTCCCTTTTCATCGTCGGAATCAGCAGTTTGGTAGGTTCTTTTTCTTATTTTAAAAAAGGTCTGGTTGATCTGAAAACAGCTTTAGTTTTCGGAATCCCGTCCATTATTTCCATTTTTCTGACACGGAATTACCTTTTACCTTTAATTCCTGACGAAGTATTTCACATCAACAATTTGGTGATTACCAAAGATATGTTTTTACTCTTAATCTTTGCCGGTTTAATGTTGGTCTCTTCCTATAAAATGATACAGAAAAGTTTAGAATTGAAAACTGAAACCGTTCATTCTGAAAAAAGCAAAATACTTTTGGCCGCAGGAGAAGGCTCAATTGTTGGTATTCTGACTGGTTTGGTAGGTGCAGGAGGCGGATTTATGATTATTCCAGCATTGGTCAATCTGTTAAAAACGCCTATGAAAGTTGCTATCGGAACTTCTCTAGTCATTATTTCTTTGAATTCGCTGATCGGATTTTTTTCATCAATGAATCATCTTAAAATCGAATGGAGTTTTTTGGGAACAGTCTCTGCAATTGCAATTACTGGCATCCTCATTGGAGCACAATTATCCAAAAAAATTGATGGCAAAAAACTAAAACCTGGGTTCGGATGGTTTATTCTGGTGATGGGAATTTATATTATCATTAAGGAACTTTTTCTTTAA
- a CDS encoding Crp/Fnr family transcriptional regulator translates to MEHTILSSEFNSSQELIDKLYQNGIRKTYQEGDIILDENASIRSIPIVMKGLLKVIRTEEDGREILLYYIKAGESCIMSFLGGMHNEKSIVKAEVEEESEILFLPVEKVSLFIKEYPEWLDYIFRLYHKRFEELLDIINAIAFKKVDERLLHLLHKKSKLSDSKIIIITHEQLANELGTVRVVVSRLLKQLEDSGKLKLGRNKITLSDSI, encoded by the coding sequence ATGGAACATACTATATTATCTTCCGAATTCAATTCTTCTCAAGAATTAATCGATAAGCTTTACCAAAACGGTATCAGGAAAACGTATCAGGAGGGGGACATCATTTTGGATGAAAATGCATCCATCCGTTCCATTCCGATTGTGATGAAGGGATTGCTAAAAGTCATCAGAACGGAAGAAGACGGACGCGAGATTTTACTATATTATATAAAAGCAGGTGAAAGCTGTATTATGTCGTTCCTTGGTGGAATGCACAATGAAAAAAGCATTGTAAAAGCCGAGGTAGAAGAAGAGTCCGAGATTCTTTTTTTACCTGTGGAAAAAGTTTCGCTTTTCATCAAAGAGTATCCTGAATGGTTGGATTATATTTTTAGGCTTTATCATAAACGTTTTGAAGAATTGCTGGATATTATCAATGCTATTGCCTTCAAAAAAGTGGATGAAAGATTATTACATTTGCTTCATAAAAAATCAAAACTGTCTGATTCAAAGATCATCATCATTACTCACGAGCAACTTGCCAATGAGCTTGGTACAGTTAGAGTGGTAGTGTCAAGACTTCTGAAACAGTTGGAAGATTCCGGAAAACTAAAACTTGGAAGAAACAAGATCACCCTTTCCGATTCTATTTAA
- a CDS encoding helix-turn-helix domain-containing protein: protein MLQICKVRINNNLSDPKMIKEFSYKKFGNLEFSKASIENDSLSKINEHIKVLFIPQGAIVQVDFQEIEMRTDTLLFINPHVILKPCETIGGQLMHFNRDFYCVEIHDQEVACDGILYNNVFEIPFINLDKEQSDEMQKIIRDIQLELKNEDSGTEEMLRTLLKLIILKSTRIWKQQHQLSDKEQQTDVLFLRKFSKLVELHYKTLHTVADYANLLCITPKNLSKKIGLVSKETSNEIIKNRIVLECKRLLVHTTMSVKEIAYHMNYEDDAYFVRFFTKHTGISPTGFRKQF from the coding sequence TTGCTGCAAATATGTAAAGTAAGAATTAACAATAATCTTTCAGATCCTAAAATGATTAAGGAATTTTCATACAAAAAATTTGGCAATTTAGAATTCAGTAAAGCCTCCATTGAGAACGACTCTTTATCAAAAATTAATGAGCATATCAAAGTCCTGTTTATTCCACAAGGTGCTATTGTTCAAGTGGATTTTCAGGAGATCGAAATGAGGACTGACACCTTATTATTCATTAATCCTCATGTCATTTTAAAGCCTTGTGAAACTATTGGAGGGCAGCTTATGCATTTTAACAGAGATTTTTATTGTGTGGAAATTCACGATCAGGAAGTAGCCTGTGATGGTATTTTGTACAATAATGTATTTGAAATACCCTTTATAAATTTAGACAAAGAACAGTCGGATGAAATGCAAAAAATCATTCGAGATATTCAGTTAGAATTGAAAAACGAAGATTCCGGTACGGAAGAAATGCTAAGAACATTGTTAAAATTAATTATCTTGAAATCTACACGTATCTGGAAACAGCAGCATCAGTTATCGGATAAAGAACAGCAGACTGATGTTCTGTTTTTAAGAAAATTCAGTAAATTGGTAGAACTGCATTATAAAACGCTTCATACTGTTGCAGATTATGCGAATCTTCTTTGCATTACCCCAAAAAATCTAAGTAAAAAGATAGGATTAGTTAGTAAAGAGACTTCTAACGAAATTATAAAAAACCGTATTGTACTTGAATGCAAGCGACTTTTGGTACATACTACAATGAGTGTGAAAGAAATAGCATATCATATGAATTACGAAGACGATGCTTACTTTGTTCGATTTTTTACCAAACATACAGGGATTTCACCTACTGGTTTTAGAAAACAATTTTAG
- a CDS encoding cupin domain-containing protein has protein sequence MHSHPGEEVIYVLEGIFEYELEGEKPVVLKAGDVLFVPAGKNHSAKNIGKTKASELATYIVKKNRPLLVFKK, from the coding sequence ATGCATTCACATCCAGGAGAAGAGGTTATTTATGTGCTCGAAGGCATATTTGAATATGAGTTAGAGGGCGAAAAGCCTGTTGTCCTTAAAGCTGGTGATGTACTTTTTGTTCCTGCCGGAAAGAATCACTCCGCAAAGAATATTGGTAAAACTAAAGCTTCTGAGCTTGCCACTTATATCGTTAAGAAGAATAGGCCGCTTCTTGTATTCAAGAAATAA
- a CDS encoding alpha/beta fold hydrolase: MNKFTVKDGTEIYFKDLGEGQPIFFHHGWPLSSDDWDAQMMFFLDKGFRVISHDRRGHGRSTQTYKGNDMDTYAADVAELVEFLNLKDVIHVGHSTGGGEAVRYAAQYGQGRVNKVVLISAITPYMIADANNPNGVPLSAFDDIRHGTLHNRQQFYQDLTVPFYGYNREGATIKKGIQDNWWRQGMMGGIKAQYDCIKVFSETDFTEDLKSLEIPVLVLHGDDDQIVPYETTAVKSAEILKNSKLIIYPGFSHGMPTINADVINEDILSFIKE; encoded by the coding sequence ATGAACAAGTTTACAGTAAAAGACGGAACGGAAATTTATTTCAAAGACCTAGGAGAAGGACAGCCAATATTTTTTCATCATGGATGGCCATTATCATCTGATGACTGGGATGCACAAATGATGTTTTTCTTGGATAAAGGTTTTAGGGTAATTTCCCACGACAGAAGAGGTCACGGAAGATCTACTCAAACTTATAAGGGTAATGATATGGACACATATGCAGCAGATGTCGCAGAACTGGTTGAATTTTTGAATTTGAAGGATGTTATCCATGTTGGGCATTCAACCGGAGGAGGTGAAGCTGTAAGATATGCAGCGCAATATGGGCAGGGTAGAGTGAATAAGGTAGTCTTGATAAGTGCGATCACACCTTATATGATTGCAGATGCAAATAATCCCAATGGAGTTCCTCTTTCAGCATTTGATGATATCCGACATGGTACGCTTCACAACAGACAACAATTTTATCAGGATCTTACAGTACCATTTTATGGCTATAACAGAGAGGGTGCGACCATCAAGAAGGGGATACAGGATAATTGGTGGAGACAGGGAATGATGGGCGGTATAAAAGCTCAATATGATTGTATCAAAGTATTTTCTGAGACGGATTTTACTGAAGATCTAAAAAGTTTGGAAATACCTGTTTTGGTTCTTCATGGAGATGACGATCAGATTGTACCTTATGAGACCACAGCAGTAAAATCTGCAGAAATTTTAAAAAACAGTAAACTGATTATTTATCCTGGCTTCTCTCACGGTATGCCAACAATCAATGCAGATGTAATTAATGAAGACATTTTATCATTTATAAAAGAATAA
- the dnaK gene encoding molecular chaperone DnaK, translating into MSKIIGIDLGTTNSCVAVMEGKDAVVIPNAEGKRTTPSIVAFTEDGERKVGDPAKRQAVTNPKKTVYSIKRFIGTHFKDDASEISRVPYEVVKGPNDTVKVKIDDREYTPQEISAMTLQKMKKTAEDYLGQEVTRAVITVPAYFNDAQRQATKEAGEIAGLTVERIINEPTAAALAYGMDKAHKDQKIAVYDLGGGTFDVSILDLGDGVFEVLSTNGDTHLGGDDFDDVIINWMADEFKAEEGVDLKSDAIALQRLKEAAEKAKIELSSSPQTEINLPYITATATGPKHLVKTLTKAKFEQLAADLVRRSMEPCKKALSDAGLSISDIDEVILVGGSTRIPIIQEEVEKFFGKKPSKGVNPDEVVAIGAAIQGGVLTGDVTDVLLLDVTPLSLGIETMGSVFTKLIESNTTIPTKKSEVFSTASDNQPAVSIRVGQGERPMFNDNKEIGRFDLTDIPPAQRGVPQIEVTFDIDANGILSVSAKDKGTGKEQSIKIQASSGLSDEEIERMKKEAQENSASDAKRKEEVEIFNKADGLIFQTEKQLKEFGDKLSADKKAAIEAAHAELKTAFEAKNGDDVKAKTEVLDAAWMAASEEMYAAGQQAEGAGAQNPGGNANAGGAEDVQDADFEEVK; encoded by the coding sequence ATGAGTAAAATAATTGGAATTGACTTAGGAACAACAAACTCTTGCGTTGCTGTAATGGAAGGTAAAGACGCTGTTGTAATTCCTAATGCAGAAGGTAAAAGAACAACACCTTCTATTGTAGCATTTACAGAAGATGGTGAAAGAAAAGTAGGAGATCCTGCAAAAAGACAGGCTGTAACGAATCCAAAAAAGACAGTATATTCTATCAAAAGATTTATTGGAACTCATTTTAAAGATGATGCAAGTGAAATTTCAAGAGTACCTTACGAAGTTGTAAAAGGTCCGAATGACACTGTAAAAGTTAAAATTGACGATAGAGAATATACTCCACAGGAAATTTCTGCAATGACGCTTCAGAAAATGAAGAAAACTGCTGAAGATTATCTTGGACAAGAAGTAACAAGAGCGGTAATCACTGTTCCTGCATACTTCAACGATGCACAAAGACAGGCTACTAAAGAAGCAGGAGAAATCGCTGGTCTTACAGTAGAAAGAATTATCAACGAACCAACTGCAGCTGCATTGGCTTACGGTATGGATAAGGCTCATAAAGATCAGAAGATCGCTGTATATGACCTTGGAGGTGGTACTTTTGACGTTTCTATCCTAGATTTAGGAGACGGAGTTTTCGAAGTATTGTCTACAAATGGTGATACACACTTAGGAGGTGATGACTTTGATGATGTAATTATCAACTGGATGGCAGACGAGTTCAAAGCTGAAGAAGGTGTAGATTTAAAATCTGATGCAATCGCATTACAGAGATTAAAAGAAGCTGCTGAAAAAGCTAAAATTGAATTGTCTTCTTCTCCACAAACTGAAATCAACTTACCATATATCACAGCTACAGCTACAGGTCCTAAACACTTAGTGAAGACTTTAACTAAAGCTAAATTCGAGCAGTTAGCTGCAGACTTAGTAAGAAGATCTATGGAGCCTTGTAAAAAAGCGCTTTCTGATGCAGGTCTTTCTATCTCTGATATTGACGAGGTAATCTTGGTTGGAGGTTCTACAAGAATCCCTATCATTCAGGAAGAAGTTGAAAAATTCTTCGGTAAAAAACCATCTAAAGGAGTAAACCCTGACGAAGTAGTAGCAATTGGTGCTGCAATCCAAGGAGGAGTTCTTACAGGAGACGTAACAGATGTATTGCTTCTTGACGTTACTCCACTTTCTTTAGGTATCGAAACTATGGGTTCTGTATTCACTAAATTAATTGAATCAAACACTACGATCCCAACTAAAAAATCTGAAGTATTCTCTACAGCTTCTGACAACCAGCCGGCTGTAAGCATCAGAGTAGGACAAGGTGAAAGACCAATGTTCAACGATAATAAAGAGATCGGTAGATTTGATCTTACTGATATTCCACCAGCACAAAGAGGAGTTCCTCAGATCGAAGTAACTTTCGATATTGATGCGAATGGTATCCTTAGCGTTTCTGCTAAAGATAAAGGTACAGGTAAAGAGCAGTCTATCAAAATTCAGGCTTCTTCAGGTCTTTCTGACGAAGAAATCGAAAGAATGAAAAAAGAAGCTCAGGAAAACTCTGCATCTGATGCGAAGAGAAAAGAAGAAGTTGAAATTTTCAATAAAGCTGACGGATTGATCTTCCAGACTGAAAAGCAATTGAAAGAGTTTGGTGATAAATTATCAGCTGACAAAAAAGCAGCAATCGAAGCTGCTCACGCAGAATTGAAAACAGCTTTCGAAGCTAAAAATGGTGATGATGTAAAAGCTAAAACAGAAGTTTTAGATGCAGCTTGGATGGCAGCTTCAGAAGAAATGTATGCAGCAGGACAACAGGCAGAAGGAGCAGGAGCTCAAAACCCTGGAGGTAATGCAAATGCAGGGGGTGCTGAAGATGTACAGGATGCAGACTTCGAAGAAGTAAAATAA